A portion of the Maylandia zebra isolate NMK-2024a linkage group LG9, Mzebra_GT3a, whole genome shotgun sequence genome contains these proteins:
- the LOC112429928 gene encoding uncharacterized protein LOC112429928 — protein MEEKLISAVANHPELYDASSYFYRDRNKKDLAWRHISEEIGQPEDICRRKWKSLRDTYNKEKRSEKEKRSGSAAGSGRRWKFFAVMGFLDPFLTPRETSGNMVRTVENFSPEDQGQPEEAAGECQSEESSYHAAESSPVASPDSPVPGPSTPAAAPTGPQRRRARRRSREGSQDGPSAVELAILESLKRPRPSATEYFLLGLVPALESMPPQTREFVKFQIHKLVFDNSTAVLNLETLDPNDQ, from the exons ATGGAGGAAAAGCTGATCAGCGCCGTGGCTAACCACCCCGAGCTATATGATGCCAGCTCCTATTtctaccgagacaggaataaaaaggacctagCTTGGAGACACATAAGTGaggagatcgggcaacctg AGGACATCTGCAGGAGAAAGTGGAAGAGCCTCAGGGACACATATAATAAGGAGAAGAGGTcagagaaggagaagaggagtGGGTCTGCAGCAGGATCGGGGAGGAGATGGAAGTTCTTCGCGGTCATGGGGTTTCTGGACCCCTTCCTCACCCCGCGGGAGACCAGCGGAAATATGGTGCGGACCGTGGAGAACTTCTCCCCCGAGGACCAGGGACAGCCCGAAGAGGCAGCAGGGGAGTGTCAGTCAGAAG AGTCAAGTTATCATGCAGCAGAGTCCTCCCCTGTTGCTTCTCCTGACTCCCCAGTCCCTGGTCCCTccactcctgctgctgcacccacag gcccacagaggaggagagctCGAAGGCGGTCGAGGGAAGGGTCCCAGGATggtccatcggcggtggagctggctATCCTGGAGTCCCTAAAGAGGCCACGCCCGTCTGCAACAGAGTATTTCCTCCTcggccttgttcctgctctggagagcatgcCGCCTCAGACACGAGAATTCGTGAAATTCCAAATTCATAAATTAGTTTTTGACAACAGCACAGCTGTGCTAAATTTGGAAACATTGGACCCTAATGATCAGTAG